Proteins from a genomic interval of Anabrus simplex isolate iqAnaSimp1 chromosome 13, ASM4041472v1, whole genome shotgun sequence:
- the LOC136884785 gene encoding cuticle protein 7-like: MAFKLVVTLALLAVAHAIDFDGLAYHYGHPAYAGYASGPALVAAPAYAAAPAYVTAARAPAVAVARPVVAPAPVVAARAPAVAVAAPSPVREEPYDPNPQYSYGYSVQDALTGDAKSHHETRNGDVVEGSYSVVESDGSIRTVDYAADSVSGFNAVVRREPGVAPPPVAPAPVARAVVAAPAATRVVAAPAAAAPVAVAAPASYATRLVAAPAPVAVHAAPYPYNAYHY; the protein is encoded by the exons ATGGCGTTTAAA CTGGTCGTGACACTCGCTCTGTTGGCTGTGGCTCATGCTATCGACTTTGACGGACTGGCCTACCACTACGGTCACCCTGCCTACGCTGGATACGCCAGTGGACCTGCTTTGGTAGCAGCTCCCGCTTACGCTGCCGCACCTGCCTACGTCACTGCTGCTCGCGCACCTGCTGTAGCCGTTGCTAGGCCTGTAGTTGCGCCTGCTCCTGTCGTTGCTGCCCGCGCACCTGCTGTTGCTGTTGCAGCTCCATCCCCAGTACGTGAGGAACCTTACGATCCTAACCCACAATACAGCTATGGATACAGTGTCCAGGATGCTCTGACCGGAGACGCCAAATCTCACCACGAAACTCGTAACGGCGATGTCGTTGAGGGAAGTTACAGCGTTGTGGAATCTGATGGTAGCATCCGCACCGTCGACTACGCCGCAGATTCTGTCAGTGGATTCAATGCTGTTGTCCGCCGCGAGCCTGGTGTGGCTCCACCACCCGTCGCCCCAGCTCCCGTTGCCAGAGCTGTCGTTGCCGCTCCTGCCGCTACCAGAGTAGTTGCCGCACCTGCTGCTGCCGCTCCTGTTGCTGTCGCTGCTCCTGCTTCTTATGCTACCAGACTCGTCGCTGCCCCCGCCCCTGTTGCCGTTCACGCTGCCCCTTACCCCTACAATGCCTACCACTACTAA